AAGCCGCGGATCCACATTTCCCCAGTCCACGTCCAGTTCCTCCGTCAGTTGCTGAAGCAATCAAAAAAGACTGAAAGCCTCAACGCACTTCTCCGCGCTCACGGCTACCTCACCGTGGTTGAGAACAGCGAAGCAATCAAAAAAGACTGAAAGTTTGACAAAGATCCACAAACTCCTCGTTGCAGAGAAAAAAATATGTAGAGAGGTTAAGGGGAAGGGAGTGAAGCAATCAAAAAAGACTGAAAGATGTTGCTTCGCCCTAAGGCTTTGTTATCACTATTGCGATCTTGCCGTCCGAAGCAATCAAAAAAGACTGAAAGCGGTGGTCAATGAGTCCGAGAAGTCGAGTATTCTCATATAATATAATGTGAAGCAATCAAAAAAGNNNNNNNNNNGAAATACGTGCCTGTAGAAGCCGTCTCTATCAGTTTTCTCACTCGACACGAGAAGCAATCAAAAAAGACTGAAAGATACACGAAAACGAATGCGCACTCAACGTTATCTCTAGTAATTATCTTGACTGAAGCAATCAAAAAAGACTGAAAGTCATCCACTCCACGAGAGAGTACTTGATATCAGCGTGCGTGGTCTACGCGAAGCAATCAAAAAAGACTGAAAGAGTAGAGAAGTACGGATAGTTTCAGCGTCGAAGACGTACAGATCTGTCTTCGAAGCAATCAAAAAAGACTGAAAGTTCTACATTGCTGGCGTTGACTTCGACGTACTTGGCGTCAATGCACACCTCTGAAGCAATCAAAAAAGACTGAAAGCTGCTTGAGCGAACACAGCGGATAACACCTCTATCCAAGCCTCCTCTACGCGGTCTGAAGCAATCAAAAAAGACTGAAAGTTCGGTTTTACTAGAGAGGAGGAAAGGCATGAGGATTGTTTAAAAAATGTGAAGCAATCAAAAAAGACTGAAAGCCTGAACTATACAAATTCACCGACCTCTACCTCACTCCAAAGGGGTTCATGACCGTGAAGCAATCAAAAAAGACTGAAAGCTGATCCTGTGTGGCGATAGCTCTACTCCAGCATATGTTTTTGTGTACCGAAGCAATCAAAAAAGACTGAAAGGTGTCGTAACCGTCGAATACTCTTACTACAATGAGATCAAGGTGATTCGGTGAAGCAATCAAAAAAGACTGAAAGTGGAAAATATCATATATATCCACTATTAATCGTTAAATACAAGAACATGTGAAGCAATCAAAAAAGACTGAAAGGTTGTGAGAATAGTGATTGCTAGTGGTTCAATGTCTGCTGGCGCATTGACGGCGAAGCAATCAAAAAAGACTGAAAGTCCATGCTACTTTGCGCATCATCTTGGGTAAGAGCAGACCGTGTCTCTTGGCGTGAAGCAATCAAAAAAGACTGAAAGTCATACCTGCGACGGTCTCAGTAGCTCGAAGAAGCAATTAAAAAAGGCTGAAAGGTAAGATTACTATTTTATCACCGAGACGAGTATATTGGTCCCGTGGAGGATATCGTGAGCTTCACGCGATCTCGTTGAGGTGAGTTATCGGCATACACTTGGGTGTTTATGAGGGGTGGCGCCGGGGGCGGGATTTGAACCCGCGCGGGGAGTGATATCCCCACTGGCTCTCAAGGCCAGCCCCTTAGGCCGCTCGGGCACCCCGGCACGTTTTCCCGGATTATGGTTTTAAGTACAGGAGGATATAACCTTTTTTACTCATAGCCTCCACGTAGCTGTATACTTTCTTTGCCCTTTCCGCGAGATACTTGCCTCCTTTAGCAATTACGAATTGTGCGAAACCATCTTTAGTGAGGTGTTCTTTTGCGCCAAGTACTATGTCTTCTACCACTTTCATACCGGCTGATAGCGGGGGGTTTGAGTATATTCCGTTGAAAAGTATACCTTTTACGGGGTCGTATCTGTCACCTTCGAGCACTGTAACCCTCTCACCAACATTATTTATTTTAGCGTTAAGCTTGGAAACCCTAACCGCGAGGGGATTTATGTCGGTCATGTACACCCTTAGTTTCGAATTAAGCCTCGCAATCGTGATACCTATAATGCCGTAACCGCAACCAACATCCAGGACTACTCCTTCCTCAGGCATCTTTATGTTTTCGAGTAGAAGTAGTGTTCCCTCATCCACCGATGAGCCGGAGAATAGGCTTGTGTAAGATACGAACTGTAGTGAAACGCCGTGTATAACTAGTGGAATTAAAACTCGCTTACCCGGCGTCTTCTTGAAGTAGTGCATTATGTGCCACTAGTTAGCGTTTTTAGTCTTCCAGGTTTTAGGGTACACATTACGCGGCATTATCACCCTAGTGGTCTTAGCGACGAGCCCCTTATCCATCTTAGCTATCTCCTCGGCGCTTCTAAGCGCCTTTCCAAGCGCTACGAGCTCTCCTTTAAGTGTATACATGGCGACGGTATTGTCCACTTCAACGTTCTTCGTTAGCATTGCAACTCCGGGCGCTGCCAAGTCTGCTCCGTGCGCAACAGCACCCACGGCCGTGTCTAGTATTATTATCTTGGGTAAGTGCGCTGTCGACACCTCAACGGGTAATACTATTTTCCTGAGGTACTTCTCGTTTCCCGAGGTCTTCCATAGGTAAACGGCCTCGCTCACCTCCTGGAGAGTCGTCAGTGTGTCGTCCTCCCTAAAGGGGCCTGTCCTGGTCCTCCTGAGCTCTCTCATATGTGCACCTATGCCCAATACCAATCCAATATCGTGTGCGAGCTTCCTCATGTACGTTCCCGGATCGCAGACAACCCTCAATAGCAAGTACTTGTCCTGCACGTCGACAATTTCAATATCGTAAATGGTCTTGGTTCTTATTACCCTCTTAACGCTCGACCTCACGGGGGGCTTCTGGTATATACGGCCCTTGAATAGTTCCACCACCTCTTCGATCCTGCTTCTTGGAACGTTCTCGTGTAGTTGCGCAACCATTACATACTCTTTAACGCTGTGTATGACACTGCTAATTACCTTGGTACTGTGGACGAGACCTACCGGTAGCACGCCGGTTACTTTGGGGTTTCCCCGCCCTTAGGACCTGGGCTCTAGGGTACCCCCATGCCCGGCTCTGGGTACATTGAATATTCTTTTAACCCATGCAACAACCTCGTGACTTGTAGGTCCAGGTGGTTTATCCAAGTTAATAACTCCGTGATTTATATGGTCTTCTATTTTCCTCTCGTACGGCAAAGTACCGTAGTCGGGGCTTGTTTCGGCTTCCCTTACCTTGACCCACTCGTTCATGTAACCGGCTTTTTCCGCAATCCTGTTCAAAAAAGCAATACCCCTGTCCTCGAGGCCCATAGGAGAACACCTGAATGGTGACCGGTTTCAAGGAAAAACCCGTGCATTGTATGCTCTATCTTAACGGCGAGAGCTTCGGCTTCACGACCTCCTTCATGAAGTCCACTAAGCCCGCTTCTTCGATCGCTTTCACCACTTCCTCGTCACTCACGCCTCTCGGTATCCTTATAACCTTGTCCGTCGGTTCAATGTGCTTTATGTTTACTCGCCGTCTTTTCACACCACTTAGCGCTTTAGGCCCTGTTATCAGTACGAAGTTTTCATCTACTATGTCCACAATTACGCACTTCCTGCCCGCTTCTCTACCCGCCACCTTTACGCATATCCTACCGATCTCCACTGCAGGCATGACGCACCCCCTGCGTGCTCTTATAGTCTATTTTCTAGGGCTTTTTTAATAATTTCGAATGTTTCTTTAATACCAATGCGCTTCGTGTTGATTACGAGGTCGAAAATTGATAAGTCATTCACGTCTATCCCGTAAAACTCCATGAACCTCCTCCTCTGAGTGTTCTCCCTAGTTACTGTTTCTTTTAGCGCTTTTTCCAAGGGGACGCCATCTCTGGACGCTATTCTGAGAACTCGTAGAATTAATGGGGCTGTAACGTATATTCTGAAGTCCACGATATCGTCCACGATCCACGCCGCCAAGTGACCGTCTATAACGACGTTGTCCTCCCTAGCAGCCTCGTAGGTTCTCCTATCGACCTCTAAGTCTATTGAAGGGTCATTTAAAGCCACGACGCTTAGCTCCTCGATCGTTAAACCTCTTTGTTTAGCCACTTCTCGGAATATTCTCCCCGCAGAGAAGTGCTTTAGGTGGTAGTGCTCTGCGATGATGTTCGCTTGCGTGGTCTTACCGCTCCCCGGGGGACCACTAATGACTATTCTAACCAAGTCAAGACCCCCTAGCAGAGGTTGTCTACGAAAAGTCTATTTAGTGGTTGAATGCTAGTGTTTCAATGAGGCCCTAACCGCCTCTCTGATCCCCCTTGCGAGGCAATTAGGGCAGATTACCCCCCCGTAGGGTCTTTCAGGCCTTTTCTCGGTTTTCGCTAGCTTGCCCATCTGATACGGTCTTAAGGCAGGTACTCCATGTAGTTCAGTAGCGCAAATTGCGCACTTTGCCTTACCGGCCTTTCTCTTTTCGTAGTGTAGCGTTAAGCTAGCTCCCGGTGTACGCTTCTTTATACGCCTCCAAGTCCTTGCCCTATGCATGGGGCGCGGCATGGCGAACACGCCGAGCTCAGTATTCCCGGTCTTACTGCTCTAATGATGTAAAACCTTTAAATACCTCCAGCTATGAAGGCCTCCCCACCTTCATTTCCTTGGATATGGGGTAGCTCACCAGCGCGAGGGCCAGTAATAATAGCGCGTGTACGTAAACCTGCACTTTCCCCTGCTCCTTGTCGTAAGCGCTGAAAAGAGGAATAGAAACTGGTGAGTCTATAGAGTATGTGGAAAGCGAGTTGATGATCGCGATCACCACCACGAGCATGCAGGCGTACGTGGCCATGAATATTGCCATGTTCAGCAACATTAGGGAAAACATTCTCCTCTTGAACATTTTGAGGTGGGGCTGGTACTTTTTAAGCCTCCTAACATCACCCTTGGTCTTGACCTTACTAGGAACTTTGAGGGCTTGCTCGTGTAATACCTCTATGTCCCGGTAAAAGCGGGTCCTCTTGATCAGTCTAAAAGTCGCGATGTAGAGGAAGGCAAACGCCACGACTATACCGACTATTAAAAGCGTTACCATAGGCTACTCTCCGATAATCCTCCTTAGTAGCGGGTAGGATTCTAGCGTCCTCTCATATGCTATTAATGCGTAGTACTGTTGCAGGATTCCTACAGCTAGTAAGAGCCCCGTACCACTGCCATAGGCGCCGAGGATGTCGGAGATTATTGCTATTAGCGCCACTATGATCGATGAAAGGACCGTTAAGGGGTATATGTACTTGGCGAGTATCTGTTCAAGTATCTTGGGGTTCTTTCTAAAGCCCGGGACCTCGAAGCCGCTTTCTATTAATTGCTGTGCTTGATTGGCAGGGTTTAAACCGGCCACCTCTACCCATAGCAAGCCGAAGATTATGGCGAGTACCAACACTAACACGCTGTATATGATCAGGTGCCTTGGATCCGAGAGTGCGTTGAGTAAGCCGTGTGGAGACGCCAGATAGTACGCTAATCCTCCCACCAGCCTGCCGTTCTCATCGTACACTGCTAGCATGTCAACGAGGCTACCTGGTACTATGCCGCTCAAGTAAGTCCTTATCATTGTTGCGAACACTATCATGTTAGAGTAGAGTATTCCAATGAAAAGTACTGGTATATTGGTTACGTAGAGGAATTGTAATGGTATCTTGCTCTTAATCGTGTACAGCCTCGGAGAGGTTATCGGTATTTCTATTCTAATGCTACTCAAGTAAACTAGTATGAAGGCTACTGCAAACGTGGCTATTAAGCCCACTAAGTCCCTTCCACCAGGTCTGACAACAATGTTAGATACGCCGCCATTATTTGCAATAACGTTTACTGCATAGGGTACGAAGCCTATGTACACGCCGTTGCTTTGCAAGGGGCTGAATATGTTCCAGAATACCGTTGTCGCGACGCCAGCCAAAATGAACAACGAAACCCCAGACCCCAGACCCCAACCCTTCTGGATCATCTCATCCAGCATTATTATGAAAATAGACGCAACAAATAGTTGCAACGCCACGATGACCCTCAAGTGCCACCCGGCTGTGCAGTACGTTATCGGGTTGCCCCTGAACGGCCAGTACCTGCATGCTAGGACGTACATTGCTGCTTGCACAGCTGCGAGGACCAGTGCGAGGGTTTTCTGGGCTCCCGTGAAGATCTTCCTGTCCTCCGGGTCCGTCAAGTCTAGGTCTATGAGCTTAGCTCCGGCGAGGATCTGCATAACTAAGCCCGCCGTGACGATCGGCCCGATCCCAAGCTCCATTAACGTGCCGCTGTGCGCGGCAAATACTACTTGTAGAATCATGAATTGTTCAGGCGCGGTCTGGCTGATGCCATAGAGCGGGGTGTGCGCCATCAACAAGTATGCTATTAATGCTAGAAGAGTCCATAGAAGCCTTTCGTGTAGTGGTACTCGCCGTGTGGGCCTTGGCGCGCTCGGGACGTACTTCGCCGCATCCGCCATGATTTTCAATAGTCCCATGCAATCACACCTGTGCGCAGATTTTTAGGGGTTCCCGCAGTACTAGCGGCTGAATTATTAGAATGTTTAAGAGGTTAATTAAGTCGCAGAATAAGGCATCAGTACGAGAATGGATTAAGCCTATTTACTCGGTTCTCCAGATGAGACCACGACGCCGCCGGCAGCTTCAACCTTTCGCTTAGCCGTTTCTGAAATCTCTTTGACGATCAGTTTCAGCGGCACTGTCACCCTACCCCTGCCCAGAACCTTATCGTAACCTAGCTCAATGGTGTTCATCACTACGAATCCTCCCTCTCTAATGGCAACATTTTTCGCAAGCATGTCTAGTGCAAGCTCATTTAATTCCCCAACGTTCACAGCTCTCGTTTTCCGCTTTAATTGCTGCACGCTTCGGAATCCGTGCTTGCCGTACCAGTTCGGGGCGTACTTGATCACCCATATCCATTTATGTTTGTGAAAACCAACAGCGCCAAACCCCCCTCTTGAACCGCTCTTCCTATGTTGGCTTACCCTACCCCAGCCCATTGTACGCGTTCTACCCCGTAATTTACGTGATTTCTTCTCTCTGCGTATGACCATGTAAACCACCTTAGAGCATGCGCTTAATTAGGTCATTTATTGCGATCCCCCTATATCCTGTTTCCCCGTTCTGCTCGTAGAGCCTCCTAACGGATCCCTTGAACCCCCGTCTCGGGGGGTGTAATCTGAATACTGGTTTCACGATGTTATCTATCTTGTGTAGCATTACCTTGCCATATAAAATCGCATCTGCAAGCGCTGGTATGCCCCCCCTTATTCCCAGGTGTCCTAGTTTTTCATCTACATACTCATCAGTCAGTTTTCTATTCCTAGATGCACGCCCTCTAGCGTACAGTAGTTGTATTAAGGTATCCCTATTAACTTCACCCCACGTAACCCAGTCCTTTACCTTTTTTAACATACCTTCAAGCCCCGGCATGCTTGCCGGGTATAGGACGCAGTGGTATTTCCTGTGTAGCCTCAGTAACTTTAGCGTGTACTCTACATCGTATGGACAGTTAACCTGACCGCGTATTCTCACTATTGCATATATAGGCGCTGCACTCACGGCGGGTCACCGACTCCAGTCGGCCGGAGTTACGAACCTATAAGTGTTATGAAGGGCTTCTATGACTGCTTTTGCAAAGTTGAGCGTAGTTCTCGTCTCACCAAATGTTTCGGACCACACATCTCTTATACCAGCTAAGCGTAAAACTACTTTAGCGATGTCACCAACTACTAGGCCCGTACCACGAGGTGCCGGTTTTAGTAATATCTTCACGCTACCAGACTTACCCATGACCATGAATGGGAGGGAATGCAGTTCACTACACCTGCATTCCCAGCTCCCGCAACCACGCCTTACGGGTGCGATGTTCAGCTTTGCATCTCTTACTGCCTTAGCCAGCGCTTCTGTGTACTGTTTCGCCTTACCTATACCTATACCTACAAAACCGTTTTCGTCACCTACTACCACGACAACCTGAAACTTAGACCTCCTACCAGCATCAGTCATTTTCTGCACGATTTTCGCGTCTATTCGAACATACTTGAGGCTTGGTAATAAGTAGTCGACGATCTCGGGCTCTAGTAGTGGCAGGTTCTTTTCAAACACATCACGTAGACTAGTCACCTTACCCTCTAAGACAAGCCTGCCGGTTTTCGTGCGTGGAACCCACTTTTCAAGTGCTTGTTTATCGATCGCGGGCATGGGCGAATAAGACATAAACCTCACCCACCATAAGCCTTAAGAATCGCGTTTTTTACTTCTTCAAAGTGTTCAGGTAGTTTCTCGGGGTCAAGGCCGCGTTTAAGGTATTCCGAAAATCTAGTCTCCAAGGCGCCTTTCTCCTTGAGCATGTGCGCGTACTCAGCTACGTGTTTACCACATATCCTGTCAGGTGAAGGGGTAACGTTCCCGTTAACCGGGACTTTAAGCCCCGCGTCGTTAGCTGCTTTTATTGCTGCAAACACCACCGAGCCTTTAACGGGCTTATGTAAACCGACATCCGGGACGGCGTATTTAATGCCTTTTTGAAGGGCTCTAAGAGCTGCAAGAAGACCCGTTAAGTAGGCTGCAGAAGTATTCGACGTCCCTCCTTTCCATGCGAACTTCGTGACAAGCTCCCTCGAGTGCGCGGCAGCCACCGTATGGTCTCCTTCGGGCCTGAATACCATTACCTGCACCCATATGTACTTGTTAGTTTTCCTTACTACGAACCTGGGATGGCCAGATAAAACCATCACGTACCTCTTATGGTAATTTGTTTTGCCTTCTCGTCTACGTCTTTTTGGAACCCTGTATCTAGGGCCTTTCGCCATTCACGGTCACCGGCTTTACTTCAAGTCTTTAACTATTCCATGCTCTTTGAGGTATAACTTTAGCGAAGTAAAGGAGCTGAAGTGCCCTCCCTTGGTGAGCGCGTAAAGCCTCCTATAGGTCTTCCCGTCAATGATATTCTTGTCACGCAGGTACTTCAAGAAGGTCCTCATCTTTCTAATTCTATTAATCCATGATCTCTTCGAGGACGCTCTGGCATCCTTACTCCCTTCGCGCTTGCCTTGACCCCGTCTATGCCCTCTTTTCCTCTTGAGGTGCCTAATTTTGGAGCTATACCCGGTTAAGCCGTGCTCTGGTTCAACCCATATAGCACCTTCTTCTATCAACCTCTCCACATCCCTTCTCGTAATTGCTTGAGCTACGTCGTTAACTCTCTCCGGGTCTATCCTGATCCTCGAAATGCCGACTCCCAGCAACTTAGCCGCTAATTTTTTCTGTAACGATACATCGGTCACCGTTAAGCACCCTTGACTAGTGGCTTGAATGGGTTAGCCACCCGAAATCCTCTTTCAGTAGCCACTTTATAGATTTCAAGTGCTTTTTTAATACCAACACTCCTACCGATGTATATGATGTGCTTTGCCGGATCGTATTTTGAGAGGTCGCTAACAGAGTTCACGACTACCGGCATCGCTCCCTGGGGGTGTAAACCACGTACTATCCTTGGTCCCCGATAGCCCACTTTCACTATTGGCGGATAACCTTTGAGTTGCAACCTCATCTTGTTATCTATACCTTTCGGTTTACGCCACTTGGGCTCGTTCTTAAACTTTGGTTTTTTCCACCAGAGGTGCCTCAAGAACTCTGGTCTTCTTCGCTTCATTTCTTCTCTTAGTTTCAAGTACCACTCGAAGTACTTATCCACCTGGGTGCTCATTCCGTGACACCCCGCTCGTATATGTATATCCCATCGGCAAAGATCCTCCTATCGAGGTCCTTTATCTTAGTAGCACGTTCAATTGAGGCAGCCGTTAAGCCCACCTCTTCGATGTCTATGCCTTCGACGACTACGTCGTTCCCCTCTACTCGTACGCTTACGTTACCGTGTATTCTGGCGATCCGGTCTGCCCTTTCCCCGAGGAAGTTCCTAATCCGCACTACCCTGTTCTTCTCGTCGACGATGATGGTGATTGGAAAGTGCGAGTACACGATTTTCAGCTTATACCTGAAGCCCTTTGTTACGCCAACAATCATGTTTTCTATGTGCGCAGCCGTCGTTCCGACCAAGGCTTTGAGCTTTCTATCCGCTCTATGAGCCTCAACGACGATCTCGTTATCTTCTCTAACCATAATTAGAATTCCTCTCGCGTGGCTAAAGTCTTTTTCAAGTTCTCCTTTAGGTCCCTTTACCTTAACATGTAAACCGTTCACCTCAACGCTTACTCCCGGAGGTATTTTAACGGTTTTACTAACGTGCAGAGCCTTGACCATGAACTACACCTGCTTAGTAACAGTACGCTAAGAGAATACCACCTATTTTCCTCTGAATAGCCTCTCTGTGGGATAGGACGCCTTGAGGAGTCGATATTATTAGGATTCCAATGTTGTAGGCAGGCAGGTACTTTCTTAGCCAGTGCGGTGGGTTCACGAGGTCCTTGTACTTTACTGGGAACCTAGGCTTGATCACCCCTACCTTGTTTATTCGCCCTAGTAGCTGTATCCGTATCTTACCCCATCTACCGTCGTCGATGTACTCAAACTCTCCGATATAACCTTCTTTCTGTAGGACTTTGAGTACATTTAGTATTAGCTTGGATGCAGGCCATGTTATTACCTCCTTCTTGGCTCTTGACTCGGCATTGTATATTGCTGAGAGCAGGTTTGCAAGTGTATCCATGACCACCATGGTATCCCCTTAGTTATATTTTCTAAAGCCCATAGTGTGCGCGATTTCTCTAAAACACTGTCTACAGAGGTAAAGGTTGTATGCTTGTATTACGGCGTCCTTTGACCCGCACCTTTGGCATTCTTGTACTCCGCGTCCATGCCTATACACTTTAGGTGGCTTGAATTTAGCCATAAGCACGCACCCTACGATTCAACTATTTCAACTCCAAAAAGCTTTTTAAGCAAAACCATCGCTTCTGCCTTGTTTACCCTGTGCCTTCGAGGTATATGGGACCTTGCTCGGCGCCTTCTCATTACCCGGTAACCGGGCCTCTCGATGGTTATGCATACGTCCATTCCGAATATTCCAACCTCCGGATCGTACTTAACTCCCGGGATTCGAATGTGCTCCTCTACGCCAAAACACACGTTCCCCAACTCGTCAAAGCTACTCGCCTTTAACCTAAAGCCCACAGCGTCTAGGACCTTTTTCAGGAAGGCTTCAGCGGGCTCCTTCCTAAGCGTTACCTTAACAGCTATGTACTCTCCTTTCTTAATACCGAATTCCTTTATTGTCCTCTTGGCTCTTCGAAAAGACGGCTTCTGTCCCGTTAATTCTTCGAGAGTGCTTGCTATTTTCTTTAACCTCTCGATGTCCGAGCCCACGCTCACGTTAACGGTTACCTTGGCGAGTCTAGGCGCTAGCATGGGGTTTTCTTCCCACTTCTTGAGGATCTCGTTCTCGGTTTCGAGTTGGAGGGCGAGCATTTCACCATGCCCCTTCAGGTAATGTTATTACAGGCTTTTCTCTGCCTATGGGGAAAACGTATTCTAGGCTTGTCTGGAAGAGGTTGCCAAACCTGTCTTCGAGTGTTACAATATACTTTCTTTTCTTCAAAGCACCCGGGATAATCTCCACGACTCTACCAACTCTACCAACGTTCCTACCGCCCGATACTATGGCGATCACGCCCTTTTCCAGCGGAATGTACTCGAGTATTCTATTATCCTCTAGTGAGAGGACCACCACGCCGAGCGGCTCATAGATGTCCTCCACGGGGTTTTTAGGATCCGATACTTTAACTAGGACATTTCTACCGTCGTGGAGATTTAACTGAATGTGCCCCCCTTTCACCGTGACTTTGTTCTCTATTCTGCAAGGCTTAGTCTTAGCTTCCTCAGGGGTTATTCTGACTAGTCCTAAAACCTTGGTGGGAACCGGTACTAACCGGAATGACTCCCCCGTTTTCGGGATCTCCACTACGTCCATTAGTCCAACTGGAAACTTGTAGTTTCTTCGAACCTTCCCATCAACTTTAAAATGGCCCTCGGCAACCAGCTTCCGTACTTCGCGCCCCGTTTTAGCGTACTTCAACACATCACGTACGAGGATTAATAGTGGAATGCACCTCTCAATGGGGTGTGGTCCTGGCGACGGTTTAACTGCCCATTTATATTCCTTTCTGAGAATGGGCCAGAACGCCGGCGCTACCAGCGCCTTTAAGTGCCTACTACTGCCCATCCTAGCCACGGTCACTCACCGCCCTCCTTTGTGCCTTCTTCGAGAGCGCTCACCACTTGAGACTTCTTCCGCCTTTCAATGATTTTTAATCTATGCTTATCGGAGGTGTCGAGCTTGACGATCATGACCTTGCTTGGGTGTACCGGGTAGTACACCGGTGTTCCATCAGCTTTCTTCATCTGTACGCCTTCTACGAATATCCTCACGCGTTTTAAGTTTACTTTCACGACTTTACCTTCATGTCCCGTAAAATCACCTCTTGTAATTCTCACAACATCGCCAACTCTCACTGGAAGCCGCTTAATACCGTACTTTTCCTCCAGCTCCTTTGAAAGCCTTGCATTGAATAACTTATGTCTAAGATGTAAAGGCATGCTGTAAAGCTGTTTTCTCTGAAGGGAAGGTTTAGTGGAAACCCTTAAAGGCATGACATCTCGCCCGATAAGCTATATTATTATCGATGCCAGGTTCGCGACTGGAGGCCACCGTTCAGCCGCTTCTCTAGCCACGGGACCTCGTATTTCCGTGCCCTTAGGCGTGCCTTCAGGCGTCAGTATTACCACGGCATTGTCCTCAAATGCTACCCACGTACCATCAGGCCTCCTGTA
This genomic stretch from Desulfurococcaceae archaeon harbors:
- a CDS encoding AAA family ATPase, which encodes MVRIVISGPPGSGKTTQANIIAEHYHLKHFSAGRIFREVAKQRGLTIEELSVVALNDPSIDLEVDRRTYEAAREDNVVIDGHLAAWIVDDIVDFRIYVTAPLILRVLRIASRDGVPLEKALKETVTRENTQRRRFMEFYGIDVNDLSIFDLVINTKRIGIKETFEIIKKALENRL
- a CDS encoding 50S ribosomal protein L34e, yielding MPRPMHRARTWRRIKKRTPGASLTLHYEKRKAGKAKCAICATELHGVPALRPYQMGKLAKTEKRPERPYGGVICPNCLARGIREAVRASLKH
- a CDS encoding 50S ribosomal protein L32e, whose amino-acid sequence is MSTQVDKYFEWYLKLREEMKRRRPEFLRHLWWKKPKFKNEPKWRKPKGIDNKMRLQLKGYPPIVKVGYRGPRIVRGLHPQGAMPVVVNSVSDLSKYDPAKHIIYIGRSVGIKKALEIYKVATERGFRVANPFKPLVKGA
- a CDS encoding 50S ribosomal protein L18, producing MAKGPRYRVPKRRRREGKTNYHKRYVMVLSGHPRFVVRKTNKYIWVQVMVFRPEGDHTVAAAHSRELVTKFAWKGGTSNTSAAYLTGLLAALRALQKGIKYAVPDVGLHKPVKGSVVFAAIKAANDAGLKVPVNGNVTPSPDRICGKHVAEYAHMLKEKGALETRFSEYLKRGLDPEKLPEHFEEVKNAILKAYGG
- a CDS encoding 50S ribosomal protein L30; this encodes MSAAPIYAIVRIRGQVNCPYDVEYTLKLLRLHRKYHCVLYPASMPGLEGMLKKVKDWVTWGEVNRDTLIQLLYARGRASRNRKLTDEYVDEKLGHLGIRGGIPALADAILYGKVMLHKIDNIVKPVFRLHPPRRGFKGSVRRLYEQNGETGYRGIAINDLIKRML
- a CDS encoding 50S ribosomal protein L19e, giving the protein MTDVSLQKKLAAKLLGVGISRIRIDPERVNDVAQAITRRDVERLIEEGAIWVEPEHGLTGYSSKIRHLKRKRGHRRGQGKREGSKDARASSKRSWINRIRKMRTFLKYLRDKNIIDGKTYRRLYALTKGGHFSSFTSLKLYLKEHGIVKDLK
- a CDS encoding 50S ribosomal protein L14e, which encodes MPAVEIGRICVKVAGREAGRKCVIVDIVDENFVLITGPKALSGVKRRRVNIKHIEPTDKVIRIPRGVSDEEVVKAIEEAGLVDFMKEVVKPKLSPLR
- a CDS encoding 30S ribosomal protein S8, which translates into the protein MVVMDTLANLLSAIYNAESRAKKEVITWPASKLILNVLKVLQKEGYIGEFEYIDDGRWGKIRIQLLGRINKVGVIKPRFPVKYKDLVNPPHWLRKYLPAYNIGILIISTPQGVLSHREAIQRKIGGILLAYCY
- the secY gene encoding preprotein translocase subunit SecY, translating into MGLLKIMADAAKYVPSAPRPTRRVPLHERLLWTLLALIAYLLMAHTPLYGISQTAPEQFMILQVVFAAHSGTLMELGIGPIVTAGLVMQILAGAKLIDLDLTDPEDRKIFTGAQKTLALVLAAVQAAMYVLACRYWPFRGNPITYCTAGWHLRVIVALQLFVASIFIIMLDEMIQKGWGLGSGVSLFILAGVATTVFWNIFSPLQSNGVYIGFVPYAVNVIANNGGVSNIVVRPGGRDLVGLIATFAVAFILVYLSSIRIEIPITSPRLYTIKSKIPLQFLYVTNIPVLFIGILYSNMIVFATMIRTYLSGIVPGSLVDMLAVYDENGRLVGGLAYYLASPHGLLNALSDPRHLIIYSVLVLVLAIIFGLLWVEVAGLNPANQAQQLIESGFEVPGFRKNPKILEQILAKYIYPLTVLSSIIVALIAIISDILGAYGSGTGLLLAVGILQQYYALIAYERTLESYPLLRRIIGE
- a CDS encoding uL15 family ribosomal protein encodes the protein MVIRREKKSRKLRGRTRTMGWGRVSQHRKSGSRGGFGAVGFHKHKWIWVIKYAPNWYGKHGFRSVQQLKRKTRAVNVGELNELALDMLAKNVAIREGGFVVMNTIELGYDKVLGRGRVTVPLKLIVKEISETAKRKVEAAGGVVVSSGEPSK
- a CDS encoding methyltransferase; translated protein: MHYFKKTPGKRVLIPLVIHGVSLQFVSYTSLFSGSSVDEGTLLLLENIKMPEEGVVLDVGCGYGIIGITIARLNSKLRVYMTDINPLAVRVSKLNAKINNVGERVTVLEGDRYDPVKGILFNGIYSNPPLSAGMKVVEDIVLGAKEHLTKDGFAQFVIAKGGKYLAERAKKVYSYVEAMSKKGYILLYLKP
- a CDS encoding tRNA pseudouridine synthase A; its protein translation is MGLEDRGIAFLNRIAEKAGYMNEWVKVREAETSPDYGTLPYERKIEDHINHGVINLDKPPGPTSHEVVAWVKRIFNVPRAGHGGTLEPRS
- a CDS encoding 50S ribosomal protein L6; this translates as MVKALHVSKTVKIPPGVSVEVNGLHVKVKGPKGELEKDFSHARGILIMVREDNEIVVEAHRADRKLKALVGTTAAHIENMIVGVTKGFRYKLKIVYSHFPITIIVDEKNRVVRIRNFLGERADRIARIHGNVSVRVEGNDVVVEGIDIEEVGLTAASIERATKIKDLDRRIFADGIYIYERGVTE
- a CDS encoding 30S ribosomal protein S5, with product MSYSPMPAIDKQALEKWVPRTKTGRLVLEGKVTSLRDVFEKNLPLLEPEIVDYLLPSLKYVRIDAKIVQKMTDAGRRSKFQVVVVVGDENGFVGIGIGKAKQYTEALAKAVRDAKLNIAPVRRGCGSWECRCSELHSLPFMVMGKSGSVKILLKPAPRGTGLVVGDIAKVVLRLAGIRDVWSETFGETRTTLNFAKAVIEALHNTYRFVTPADWSR